GGTTTGTTGTTGCAGTGCATCCCACTTGGTTCGCAAAACGCAATTGTTTTTTCGACCATGAGTCGGCCAAGCGAATCAGTGCCTACCTTGCGGTTCGTTACGGAGCGTACAACGGTTTGTGGAGTCTTTCCGGTGAGTACCAGTACACGATGAAAGACTGCAGTTGGACGGAATCACAGCTGAACGAGTTGGGCGAAGTGGTTCAGCAGCACAATCCCTATCATCATCCCCTTTCCATTCATCCCAGTGGCAATCCCAAGTGGGCGGCGCCTCACGGCGACCTGTCGTCGCGTGCCTTTCACGACGCGGTGTGGCATGACCACAACTGGCTGCAAACAGGCCAGAAGCTTCCCATGCTGTGCAACGTCGCATTGCGTGCGATAGAGAACTACAAACTCTCACCGACCAAGCCCGTCATTCTTTCGGAAGGCTACTACGAACGATACACCGACCCGGAACACGTCTATCACAGCCGATGGCAGGCATGGACCGCTTTCCTGAACGGCTCCGCTGGGTATGGCTATGGCGCATTCGGGGTTTGGCAGTTTTACACGCCCGACGATGCCAAGGGTGAAACGGGTAAGAAAACGGATGGCCACCTATTTTGGAAGGAAGCGATGGCGATGGAAGGGTCGCGACAAATGCGACCGGTCCGGGAACTGCTAAGCAGTTTGCCGTGGTGGCAACTCACACCAAGCCGCAATTTGATTGTCGTGAATGGGAAACGCAATCCGCCGCCTACCCCCGACGACATCACGCCACCTCACTGCGGGAAGATTGCGGACGCAGCGATGGTTGTCTACATACCGCGCGGCAACGCAGACAACGAACTCAGGATCGACAACCTTCCGAGCCAGGACTTCGCGGCCCACTGGTTTGATCCGCGAACTGCGGCCCGTACGATGATCTCCGACTCCAAACAACTCGCCAATGGCGTCATTCCCCCGCGACCAGAATCCGCGGACGAAGATTGGGTGCTTTTACTCCTTAACACAAACAGCGACGAGAACCGGCGATAGCCGTGTACCGAAACTCCGTTTGCGGGTCGTGGCAAGGCAACAAGTCCTTCCACGATGTAGGCCCCGTCACGTCGTCCACTACCAAAATATCCAAATTTCTAACACTCCCTCGGCAAGGACCCTTCTCGTGAACCGAATCCTGTTGCTTTTGCTTGCATGTTTTCCGGTGTTGTTTGGTTCACACGCGGTCGAGGCAGGTGATCGCCCCAATATTGTGTTCATCCTCGCCGATGACCTCGGCTATGGTGACTTGGCCTGTTACGGCCGCGAGGACATTCGCACACCCAACCTCGACGAATTGGCCAAGCAGGGAGTTCGATTTACTAACCACTATGCCAACGGCGCCGAATGCACGCCGACGCGAGCCGCACTGCTCACCGGCCGGTATCAGCAATGGATTGGTGGATTGGAATGTGCGATCGGAACCGGCAACCTCGGCCGATACGACGACGCGATCCGGTTGAGGGAAACGAATGATCTTGGGTTTCCAACCGACGAGCAATCGATTGTGCGATTGTTAAAGGACGCGGGATACGCTACCGCGATCACCGGAAAGTGGCATCTCGGGTATGAACCAAAGTTTGCACCCCACCTGCATGGATTCGACTACACGTTCTATTGCATCGGCGGCGGTATGGACTACTTCCACTACCTCGATAACGTCGCCGGATACAATCTCTTTCAAGACGGCGATCCCATCCGGCGCGAGGGCCATTTCACCGACTTGGCGACGGAGGAAGCGATCGAGTTTGTGAAACGCCAGAGCGATGAAAAACCGTTTTTTCTGTACCTTGCCTACACTTGTCCTCATTCTCCGTTTCAAGGACCCGACGATCTCACCAAAAACCCGTTACCACTGAATTCACCGCTCTGGAATCAGGGAACCGCACCGCCGGACGTTTACATCGCGATGATTGAGCAGATGGACACGCGAATCGGCGACTTGCTAAACACGCTCGACGTCGAGAAGTTGAATGGCGACACGCTTGTGATCTTCGCCAGCGACAACGGAGGCACGCGCAGTGCCCGCAACACGCCTTTGTCCGGCATCAAAGGAAGCACGAACGAAGGTGGCATTCGTGTCCCTGCCATCATGCGCCTGCCGGGAGTCATCCCCGCAGGCGTCGATTCCGATCAGGCATGTATCACATTCGATTTCACCAAGTCGATCGCGCGCATCGCGGGTGTCAAACCAGCCATCGACAAACCACTGGAAGGCATCGACATCGTCCAACATGTGGCTGAAGGGAGGCGCGACATCGATCGAACACTTTACTGGCGCAAACCACGCGGCGACACCGTTTGGAAGGGGGTTCGTGAGGGAACCCTGAAGTTTGTGGCTCAACAGCGCGGAGACAAGGAGTCGGAATTCCTCTTCGATCTCGCGACGGATGTGTCCGAGACGAACGACCTGAAGACCTCACGCCCAACAGACTTCAAACGGCTTAAGGCAAAGTACATCGAATGGGAGGCAACCACGCGAGCAACTCGGCGTGGACGCCCTCAATAAGACAGAGATCACTGGGTTTGTGCTCCGAATCAACCTCGGACGGAGGGATAAGGCACTAGCCGCCGGTTAGAGCCTTGAAATACCGGCGGCTAGCGCCTTGCCGTTCATAAAGTGGCGAAGCAATAGAATGATTCTCGACGAGCCGCCGTTCTTCGAAACCGAGCATCGCAGAATCGCAAACAGCGAAGCCGTGATGAAGGAATTTTTATGATCAGCAAGCTTACGCCCAATTCGGCAGTGACATTGTCGCTGTTGCTGCTTTGTGTCCAGGCAGATCGAGTTGCCGGACAAGTGTCTTTTCCTCAGCCAGCGACCGCCAAGTCGGATGGATGGGAAAGGTGCGTTCCAGAGGATGAATCGGTCGACTCTACAAAACTTCAAGCGGCGATGCAGTACATGGAAGATGCGTTGGACGATCCCAACACAGCGAATCCCGACGAGGATCGACTTCAGTTTGCCTGCGTGATCCGCAATGGCCGAATGATTTGGCCCAACCAGTCGACGCCGGTGCATCAGGGTTCCGACCTCAACACACCCTGTCAAATCTACTCGGTGACCAAGACGACGCCACGAAGGGGTTGATTCCACCGGGAACGGCGGCAGTGACCGCTGTGGATTTAGACGAAACGCCCGCCCCGATTTTAAGCACGCTTCGCGTGCATGCCGACAATCCGCGGTACTTCACGGATGATTCCGGAACTGCCGTCTACCAGCCGGATCCAGGTCCGTTCTCAATCCAGCTGGAAGCCGGTCAGTATCGATATGAATGGTTCGACCCTGCAACGGGGCAGGTGACCGGTTCCGAGAAACTCGATTGGTCAGGCGGGCTGCGTGAGTTCACATCCGACCGTGATGGCGCGATGGTGTTCTATGTGGTATCGGATGAAAACTCGAATAATAGCCGACCATAAGATGCTAGGACAAATCGTTACCGAATCGCAGTGGGGGAGGAGTAGACGGCATCCCAGGGTTCGATCTGTTGAATTTTCTTCGCTGCCAACGCTCGGTAGCAGTCGGGCATGTCGAAGTGCGCCAGGACGTTTGGCAGGAGCGCAGCAAGTGGCCAGTCGTAGTCTTCGTGTTCCGCGATGTCGGCGTACGAGGTGAGCGCGTTCTTGAGCGTGACTTGTGAGATGCGATCGTTCAGCAATGCCGCGAACGTTGCGGGTAGTGCTCCCCAGCCTTTGGCGACGATGTGAATGTCGGTGTAGCCGTAGGATGCGAGCCAATCCAGAACGCGAAGCACGTCCATTGTTTTCTGCCCGACGTAAGGGCGATCGAGCATCAGACTGTGGATCGCGTAAAAGTAATCGCAGCCGTAGGGATCATCGAACGATTGGTTGCCGCACGTATCGGGCTGCGATTCTCCGATGCCGCGCACATCGCACGTGAACAGCCGCGTTTCTGGCTCGGTTTTGATGACATCACGAATGAGTGGCTCATCACGGAGTTCGGCGTCGCTCGATCGGTGCGAGACATACAAAATCGCCCGATTTCCTTCGCGCGGTGGACGAGAATACCAAGGCTCGTTCGTCAACATGTAGACCAGTGCGAAGATGTCCTGTTCCGTTTCAACGGCGTAGCTGATTCCGAATTTTGTGGGGTACTCACGTGATCGCCAATCTCGCAAGATCCGGTAGTCAGGAGTGTCCGTCTTTGGAGTCCGCAACTTCAAGATCTGACGGATGCGATGGGTAAGTTGTTCGCCCTCGACGGCACCGCGATTTTTACCGAGAGCTCTTGACTGATCGGCGGTGAATTGGAAGACCGTTTTTGCATCGAGTCCCGCAATCTGTCCCTTTGGCGTACACCACAGCGTTTCGTCTGTCTCGATGGTAATGTCCGGTTCCGTTTTCGCAGCGGAAACTCGCGTCACGCCGTTGAACCAACCGTACATTGCCTCGCGGTTTTCCTGCGAGTAACCGTGAGTGGATGGTCCGGTGAACATGCTCACTCGTTTCTGCTTGCCAAGCAGACTATACAGCCCTTTCAGGCGGTTGTAGGCTTCCTCGGCGCCGCGTGCATCGAAGAAGTCGCGTTCCTTCGATAGGATAAGCACGGGCTTGGGTGCCATCGCCGCCAGAAAATCGGCGTGATCCAAACCGAGTGCCAACGCTCTTGGCGGACACTGTTCTGTGTCCGCAGGGAGTTCGTTTTCCATGTTGCGTCGAAATGTCGTCACGAAACAGCTCGGAGCGGCCATCGTCCAACGTGATTCCACGCCGGCCAGCCACGTCGTCATGGTTCCGCCACCAGAATTCCCGGTGACACCGATCTGCTCTGGATCTACCTCTTTTCGCGTCAGCAGATAATCGAGTGCGCGGATGCCATCCCATGCTCGCCATGCTCCCAAAAACTCACCGACGAGAAACTGCTGGTTTCCGCAATACAGGTGCTCGTGGACCGTGCCCTTGCGTCGCGGTGTCAAATCGTCGTCAACGTACTGAGATCGCTCGCCCTGACCGATCGGATCGTAGATCAGGCAGACGTACCCCAGCTTCGCAAGCCCCTGAGCGAACGACTGGTACGGTTCGGCGGCTTTGCCGTTGCTAGAATGCCCGCACGTGCCGATCACACCTGGCATCGGTAGCTCACGTCCCTTCGGAACGTAAACATTCGCCGTTACCGGAAAGTCAGGACGACTTTCGAAAATCAGTTTCTCAATTTTGTAGGCGTCTCGCTCGACAACGCCGGTGATTCGTGGATTGAGCGGCGTCCGTTCCGGTTCCGGCCCGAAGCATTCGCGAATCTTCGCTCGCAGGGTTTCAACATGCTTTTGGGCCGCGTCCTCTGTGTTGACTTGTTCCCACACTCGCAGGTTTCGCCGCTCCGCCTGTCGAACCTGTTCGACAAAAAACTCATGCACCATCCGCGGGAAGCGATTCAGCGGCGGAACACTTTCTGCGCCAATTGCGTCTTTGGACAACCAATCGAGCAACGGAACCATCATTGGAAACGTCGCGGCGCTTAGCAGCCGACGTCGGGACACTCCGACGGTAACGAGTGACGAATTGCAGCTTCGATGGTCAGTACGGTTGTTGTCGCTCATCGGCGGCCTTTCATTCCATTTTCGACTATCTACTTCGGCGCCCAGTAAGAACCTATCTGAAAAGGGGTCTGACCCTTTGTCGACCGACGTTTCGATTGCTCAAAAACTCGTTGTTTTCCAATGGAATCGCTACCGATACGCTCAGACCAAGAGAGGGTCAGGCCCCTTTTCGGATAGGTTCTAAATACAGTTCAACGATTGTATCACACCACGCATGCAAACGGGTCTGCAAGGGGCGGCTACGGGCCAAGCCGAACGTACTTCGAACTCGATTTGCCGCTCGCCAACTCCGTCACCTTTACGGTCCACAGTCCCAAGTGATCATTGGCCGCAAATTCGATTGGCACGCTCAATTCGCCTCCCGCGGCGCCGTAGTAGCCACTGAACTCCGCCTCCATCCCTTCCGGATCCGATATCTGAACTTGCACCGGGATCACTGCGTCCATCGGCGTTTCGCCATCGGTAATCGAAATCCTTGCATCCATTCGTTCGCCCAAGTGCGCCGACTCTTCAAGCGAGATATCGACTCGACGGATGGGTTTCTCGGTGACCATCCATACCCGGCCTTCGCAAGGGCCAAGCGAGACGCCGCCTGTTAGACGCTCGCCCGATTTTTCCCAAAACACTTCCCGCTGGTCACAAAGATCGTAGACATGACCACTGGATTTCAACAACGACACCTTCGTGTCCGATGGAAGACCGTCCTCCATCACCAAACCAAAACCGCCAACGTAAGTACCTGGTTCTCGATGATCGTTTACAGCGAAAACGTAGTCGGTCGATTGGTAACGTCGACATCGCGTGACAACATCGGGATTCGTTGAATCGACTTGGCGAACATATCGCGAATCTAACCATTTGCGTAGCTTCGCCGCAGCATCCTGCACTCTATCTCGATCCGCTTTCGCTTGTTTTTTTCGCTCAAATCGTGGCACCATCCAATCGAGACGAATCGCCGGACATACCTGTTTGTCGCCCACAATCAAACCACCACGTTGCTGAAACGCGTGAATCTTTTCCACGACCGACTCTGTTAAGACGTCGCAATCGGCGAGCACCAATACCTTTGCGGTGTCCAGTCCTCCTGCTAGCAACGACTCCTCATACATCACTCGGGGTTGTAATTGGGCATACATCAGAACGTGATACAGATCGCCTGCCCAGCCATTGTTCCATCCATAGGTGCCACGACGAGCGAACATTTGCGACGTAAAGCTTTCCAAAAACACGACGTCGGTATTGACGTCGGGGATTTGAGTCAACGTCGGCCCAAGCGGCTCGACGACGCTCTCGATCAACCGTTTCAACTCATGCTGGGTTGCGGGATTCGTGTAGCGATACGACGAACCCGAGTCCACATCCAGCAGCGATTGCCAGCCGTGATACATGATCCCTTTAATCGGCCGCGATAACTTCCACCACAAAGCTTCACGCAAATGCATCGGAGCGATCGTGATATAGGCGGCTGCTGGATCTTGATCCACCCACGGTGACGACGTCCCACGCGGCGATACGTCGGGAGGTGCCGTTTGCGATCGATACCAGATCAATTGGGTCATCTTCATCACGTCTTGTGATCTGCCCCCCACTCGGGACATTTCCAGTAGTTCATCTGTGCAAAGTCCGATGCGAACTGGATCGGGGTACGAATACGTCCAATGCGACAACACGTCCACATCCCCACCACTGCCGCTAACGCTGGGCACTCGAATGGCTGGATCATGAAACGTCCAAAAACCATCGCGTTCGATGTTCTGTTTCAGACCATCATTCAGCTTCGAATTGGCGCGATTCCACCCGTCACCCTCTCGCCAAAACCATTTCAAGTACATCAAAATTGGATCCTCGTCATCGATCACACGATCTTCCGGGAAATCAGAAATCTTCTTGTAATCGACTCCGTTCTTGCTTGTTACCTCGCTCGGTATCGACTTCCCGGTTGCCGACAAATAGGCGGCGACTTCTTCTTTGCGAAACGAAACCTGCGACTCGCTGCGGACTTCCGTATGCAATAGCGCCGCCTCAAAGGCGGGGTGATCGCCGTACGCACGGCCAATTGCGGCACCGGTATCAAAACAAAACTTCTGCACCGGCTCTAACAACGCGCTGACGTCTTCTCGATCGTACGGTTTGCCATTTCTGTCCATTCGCAGTAGTGTTTCCCCGGCCGGCGATGTTCGCAACCAGCGTGCGGGGGCCAGCGTTGCGATCACACCGATTTCGTTCTCCAGTGCCACGTCCAGCATTTCGCGATCCGCCTGGATCTGCGCAGCAGTGCCTGGGAGCGCGTCAGATCCTTCATTCCAAATCTTCTGGTAATCCGCTCGCAATCCTAAACAATGTGTAAACCCAATATTTTTCAAGGCAGGTATCGATTGGACGACGTTGTCGGTTCCGTTGACTCCCCACATGACGACAGGCATCCGATCGGGTAGCGGTCGCCGCACGATCGTCAACGGAAAAATCGTCGTCGTTCGATATTCGGTATTCCCTCCATCCTGTTTCTTCCCAACCATGGTAACCGCCACTTCGTAACGCCCTGGTCGAAGCGAGCAATCCACGGGAACTTCGATAGGGTGCTTTTGTCCCGAAGCAATCACGGGCAGCTTAATCGTTTCGACTTTGCCATTGGGAAACTGGATTTCAACCGAGGAGTCTGTCAGATCCGCAGGCATGAAGTTTTCGATATGGCCGCTGAAATGAGCGTCAGAATCCATGCGAAGAAATACCAGCCGCGCGCTGTCGGTCTGAAACGCAAAAGGACGAAATTCGACTGTCCCACTGGTGATTCGGACTTCATCGATCAATCCTGGGAAACCGCTGTAAAGGGATCCGATGCGATCGCCAATCGACAGCGGACGCTGCGAAACCGCCATGGATCCGGCACCTGGTTTGACAACTTGCCCGACTTGGGAACCATCGACGAAAAAGGAAACGACGCCGCGAGCGTCGTAGTGAAAAGCGATGTGTTGCCAACGATCTGCCGCAAAGAGTAGAGGTGGCGAGTACCAAGTTTCGGATCGCTCTCCCAAGCCGATCTCTACGGACATCCGGCGCCCATCGTCCTTGGCGTTGGTCAGCCCGAACTTCATTCCAGTAGGGTTGCCGGGGATGTACTTCGAGTCGAGCAGTACCGGCCGCAGCTTGGCAAGAAACTCATCTTCGGACTTTGGCTTGACCCACATCTCAACGCTAAACGGCACCGTTGGTGAAAGCACAGGCGATGATTGCACATGGATGCCGTGACTTTCGTCAACGATGGGGTATCCCGCATGACTTTCAAGGCAACCTCCGAATCGACCGTTCGCGTTGAATTCCCCACCCCGAAGGACCGCGGAATGCTGGTGCGACGATGAATCCTTTGCGAAACTTTGCTGGTCACCATCAAACTTCCAAAGCCCCAGCACAGAGTCCGCCGTCGCGTCGTCGCCGTCATAGCCGCGATACCATTGGCTTTGCACCGGCGCTGTCGCGGAAATGGTCAACGTGAAATAGAACAACGACAAGCAAGCGGCTTGCGATCGACGAATCCAAGGGAAGGGAGTGATTTGTTTTTGAAAGAGGCGAAACATAACCTTGGATTTTTCGTGCTTGAGGGGAGAGACAACACCTTGGTAGGTACGACAACAGCACCGCCATTCTACGACAAGAGTTTTTACCATGCAGGGATGGCTCCGTTAGGAAAGTACACGAGAGAGAAACAAACGGTACTCAATAGACGGGGCCATCTGGGTGTTTCCACGGTCGTCCCTTTCCAACCCGACCTGGTGGATTTTTCAAGGCATGCTCCCTCGTCCACAACGGGTTCCGGTGTGTTTCGAAGGTGACAACGTATAGAATGATTCGCTTCTCGCTTTGCGGTAATGCGAAAACCTAGCTGGACAGCGCCGCTCAGTCCGATATTGATTCGGAAAATTGCGGTAAATCGCCCACGAAGTGACGCTGTCCAGCTAGCCTTCAATTAAAGGTGGAATCCCATGCGACTAGCACTAGCCATGATTGTTTTTTTGCTCACACAGGTTGAGGTGTTGAGTCAGCATCTCGACTTACTGCCGCTCGATCACTCTAGGCCTCTCACCAAGATTGCGCTCGGTTCGTGTGCGCGTGAAGGTCAGTCTCAACCCATTTGGGAGGCTGTTGCCGATTCGCGGCCTGATCTGTTCGTCTTTCTCGGTGACAATATCTACGCCGACACGACGGACATGAAGGTGATGAAAAGGAAGTATGGATTATTAGCGGCTGACCAAGGATTTCAGCGCGTGACACGGACTTGCCCCATACTGGCGACTTGGGATGACCACGACTATGGTGCCGACGATTCCGGCGAGGAGTATCCCAAAAAGATTGAATCGCAACAGGTCTTCCTCGACTTCTTTGGCGAACCAGCGAATTCGAATCGACGCCGCACGCCTGGAATTTACGACGCAAAGATCGTCGGGCCACCTGGAAAGCGAGTGCAAGTCATTCTGCTCGATACACGATACTTTCGTGGCCCATTGAAGCTCAAGCCAAGAGAACCCGGCGAGAAACGCGGTGACCGGTATCTGCCGAACCCAGACGCTGCAGTCACGATGCTGGGTGACGCCCAATGGACGTGGCTAGAAGAACAGCTCCGCAAACCCGCTGGAGTGCGAATCATTGCATCGAGCATCCAAGTGATCAATGAAGATCACGACTCAGAGCACTGGTCGCAATTGCCGCACGAGCGCGAACGATTGTTCAAACTGATCCGCGATACCGAGGCGGCTGGTGTTGTCTTCATCAGCGGCGACGTCCATCGGGGGGAATTATCAACGATGGACGGCGGCGTGGGCTACCCGCTGTTCGATCTGACCTCAAGTGGCTTGAATCGAGGCTTTCCATCATGGCGATTTGAACGACCAAACCGACATCGCATGGGAACGCTGGAATGGGGAAACAACTTTGGCATGATCGTCTTGGAGTGGGATCAACCCGAAGCTCGAATCAGGCTGCAGATTCGAGATGAGGCTGGTGATATCATGATCCAACGCAAAATCGAGATCGCCACCTTGCAGCCAGGGATCCTTCCTTAATCATGACGACCCCGCAACCGTGCTCACCGCGTTTGGTGCTATTTTGCTTACACGATTTCGCTACAATGGTTGGGAAAATTTCCAAAGACCTTGGCAAAGTCTGAACCTCGCGATCACTATCACGCGGGTAGTGAAAATCGGGCAATTTGGCACATGTCGATTTCATCAAACGACGAGATTCGTTCAAAAGCATGGATTCTGTAACTGGTTGCAAACCAATTCGAGTCGGCGTACTGCTAGATGACCTGAAGATCAGTAACTGGCAAGTGCAGGTTCTTCGCAGTGTTTTGGAATGCCGGCACGCATCGCTTGTCGTCATTGTTCTGAATGGTTCCACCTCCTCGGCTCCCGCCGATGCTGTGGGGATCAAAGGCCGACTTGCGAATTATCTCAAGTTCCTTTGTCAAATCCCATTTAACCAAGACCATCTTTTTGAGCAGTATGCTCATGAAGATCGTCAGTATTTCGGCAATGCCCCCGATGCTTTCGAATTGATCGATGTCTCCGAGTTGGTTGCTGACATACCCACTTTGAGCGTTTTCCCATCGCAAAAACGGTATGTGGACCGAATTGACCAGAAAGACGTAGACTGCCTCATGGCCCATTCCCCGGATGTCCTCCTACGGTTTGGGTTCCGAATTCTCAAGGGGCCTATTTTGGAGGCTCCCGAGTATGGGGTCTGGTCTTATCACCATGGCGACACCCAATATCGCGGAGGTCCCGCCTGCTTTTGGGAAATGGTGGACGACCGTCCGGTTACCGGCGCCATTCTACAAGTTTTGAATGACAAGCTTGACGCTGGGCTTGTGCTGTATCGAAGTTTTTCGTCAACCAAGAACCACTCGCTTTTCGAGAATCGCAATCAGCTCTATTGGAAAACGGCATCGTTCGTTCAGCGTGTACTCAACGACGTGGCGCATCGTGGATGGGATCTGGTCAAGGAGGAAGCCGAGAGTCGAAGACGCGAGGCCAGCATTGGCGAGATTCGACGAACCCCATCCGGGAAGGAGGTTTACGAATACCTAAAGTTGAGAAAGAAGCGAATCTGCCAATTCCCGAAGCAATATGTTGAGCAGTGGAGTATCCTCTTAGGGCAGCATTCCCTAGCTGGGCAGAGCGACTTTATGGGCGGCGAGATGCTCAGCCCGAGCTTGATGCGGCAAGAGATTGCGGCAAGTCCCCCACAAGGTGATGCTGTTCCGCTAGATTCCGGCAAACACATGGTAAGGCCGGAGTCTTTGACGGCGATTCCCAACCCCGATGGTCATTTTTGGGCTGATCCATTTCTCTTCGAAAGAAACGGGAAGACTTGGTTATTTTTTGAGGACTATGACTATGCGGAGAGGCGAGGAGCGATCGGTTGTGTGGAGGTCCATGCTGGACGTACGTTAGGGCCATCTTTTACCGCTCTTGAAAGGCCGTACCACCTGTCCGGTCCGTTCATCTTGCAATGGAAGAATGATCTCTTCATGATTCCGGAAACTGCCGCCAAATTGTGCGTCGAAGCCTATCGTTGCGTTTCGTTTCCGGATAAGTGGGAGTATCACGGCACTCTACTGGAGGAGATCTCGGCAGTGGATCCGAAAATACATGTAGACGACGGTCGGCTGTGGCTGTTTGTGAATGTTGCCGAGCGCGGTGCTTCTACGTGGGATGAACTGTGTCTTTTCTATGCCGATGACCTGATGGGTCCATGGGTGCCACATGTGGGAAACCCCGTGGTTTCTGATGCGAGGTACGCTCGTCCGGCAGGAGCATTATTCATGATCGGTGACTGCCTCATCCGGCCATCGCAGGATTGTTCCGGTAGTTACGGACGTGCTCTGAACTTCTTTGAAGTCACGCAGTTGAATAGGGACAAGTATCAGGAGCGATTGGTGGATCGGCTAGAACCGGAGGTGTTAGCAGTCGACGGTGTTCACTCCTATGCTGCGGCTGTAGACCATGTGGCTGTTGATCGAAAGCAGATCGTACCGTCAGATTCGCCGTGGGCTTACAAGCGGATGATGACCTATCCCTTTCCTCCCTTGCTGTGGAGGACCAAACACCTTTTCCATCCGCTAAGCAAGGTGGAAAAAATCGTCGTTCGGATAGCAAAGGTATTCCGAAGTATTCTGCGTTCCTTGAGTTGAAATGATCAGACGCGTTAAGGCTACATCGACTGCG
This Novipirellula artificiosorum DNA region includes the following protein-coding sequences:
- a CDS encoding glucosamine inositolphosphorylceramide transferase family protein, translated to MDSVTGCKPIRVGVLLDDLKISNWQVQVLRSVLECRHASLVVIVLNGSTSSAPADAVGIKGRLANYLKFLCQIPFNQDHLFEQYAHEDRQYFGNAPDAFELIDVSELVADIPTLSVFPSQKRYVDRIDQKDVDCLMAHSPDVLLRFGFRILKGPILEAPEYGVWSYHHGDTQYRGGPACFWEMVDDRPVTGAILQVLNDKLDAGLVLYRSFSSTKNHSLFENRNQLYWKTASFVQRVLNDVAHRGWDLVKEEAESRRREASIGEIRRTPSGKEVYEYLKLRKKRICQFPKQYVEQWSILLGQHSLAGQSDFMGGEMLSPSLMRQEIAASPPQGDAVPLDSGKHMVRPESLTAIPNPDGHFWADPFLFERNGKTWLFFEDYDYAERRGAIGCVEVHAGRTLGPSFTALERPYHLSGPFILQWKNDLFMIPETAAKLCVEAYRCVSFPDKWEYHGTLLEEISAVDPKIHVDDGRLWLFVNVAERGASTWDELCLFYADDLMGPWVPHVGNPVVSDARYARPAGALFMIGDCLIRPSQDCSGSYGRALNFFEVTQLNRDKYQERLVDRLEPEVLAVDGVHSYAAAVDHVAVDRKQIVPSDSPWAYKRMMTYPFPPLLWRTKHLFHPLSKVEKIVVRIAKVFRSILRSLS
- a CDS encoding alkaline phosphatase D family protein; the protein is MRLALAMIVFLLTQVEVLSQHLDLLPLDHSRPLTKIALGSCAREGQSQPIWEAVADSRPDLFVFLGDNIYADTTDMKVMKRKYGLLAADQGFQRVTRTCPILATWDDHDYGADDSGEEYPKKIESQQVFLDFFGEPANSNRRRTPGIYDAKIVGPPGKRVQVILLDTRYFRGPLKLKPREPGEKRGDRYLPNPDAAVTMLGDAQWTWLEEQLRKPAGVRIIASSIQVINEDHDSEHWSQLPHERERLFKLIRDTEAAGVVFISGDVHRGELSTMDGGVGYPLFDLTSSGLNRGFPSWRFERPNRHRMGTLEWGNNFGMIVLEWDQPEARIRLQIRDEAGDIMIQRKIEIATLQPGILP